A portion of the Mytilus galloprovincialis chromosome 12, xbMytGall1.hap1.1, whole genome shotgun sequence genome contains these proteins:
- the LOC143053654 gene encoding E3 ubiquitin-protein ligase TRIM71-like yields the protein MAQAASKTCEVCMSAPGSHYCIDCEEYYCDNCKLLHSRQKLSRDHQFQKASDLIPEDKSKCSEHKEELTLLCNTCNVPACPSCVTGNHNGHTFSKFGDAIAKLQGYNATTIRAKTNEANQNMKKIEDSLISFDNAVDSVIKAITDESNMIKSLVDKSVAQMIALVKEQSKKEKDKLMSMLSDAKSVLAAGQTLDRRKQELDKTRQEGSLVQQINNLKEEINKLHIQSLPEFPNISFKHKSVTEDDIKQLIGTDTFSKASSKEEKQQQEPGILYRCSTCGRTGIRSIYEKVQCRSNICVVTFSML from the exons GTGCCCCTGGATCACACTATTGCATAGACTGTGAGGAATATTATTGTGATAATTGTAAGTTGTTACATAGTAGACAGAAGTTATCGAGAGATCATCAGTTTCAAAAAGCTTCCGACCTGATCCCAGAAGATAAATCGAAATGTAGTGAACACAAAGAAGAATTAACGTTATTGTGTAATACATGCAATGTACCGGCATGTCCGAGTTGTGTAACAGGAAATCACAATGGACATACATTTTCGAAATTTGGTGATGCAATCGCTAAATTACAAGGGTATAATGCGACTACGATTCGTGCCAAGACAAATGAGGCAAATCAAAATATGAAGAAAATTGAGGACAGCTTGATATCTTTCGATAATGCAGTTGATTCTGTTATAAAAGCCATCACCGATGAAAGCAATATGATTAAAAGCTTGGTTGATAAGTCCGTAGCTCAGATGATTGCTTTAGTGAAAGAACAATCCAAGAAGGAGAAAGACAAGCTCATGAGTATGTTGTCTGATGCTAAATCCGTACTTGCTGCTGGACAGACTTTAGACAGAAGGAAACAGGAACTAGATAAGACCCGACAAGAGGGAAGTTTGGTACAACAGATTAATAATCTGAAAGAAGAAATCAACAAACTACACATACAGTCTCTTCCGGAGTTTCCTAATATATCCTTCAAACACAAATCTGTAACTGAAGATGACATCAAGCAACTTATAGGTACCGATACTTTCAG TAAGGCTTcatcaaaagaagaaaaacagcAGCAAGAACCTGGAATCCTATACAGATGTTCTACTTGTGG GCGAACAGGCATTAGATCTATCTATGAAAA AGTTCAATGTCGCAGCAATATATGTGTTGTGACATTCAGTATGTTgtga